CTTGCTGTCGAAGAAGCGCACGAGCGTCCACGCCCGTGTAAACCCGAGCACCGCTTCCCAGCCATGCAATTCCACGTGTTCCAGGTACAGGCGATACGCCTTGACGATGGCTTCGATGCCCTGGCAACCGCCGTACTGCACGAGATGGCGGTGAATGTTGTGGAAAAGCGACGAGTGGATGTTCGGCAGCCACGTCACGAACCAGTCGGTCGAGAACGGCAGCATGCCCTTGGGCGGCGAAGCGCCCTTGAGTTCTTTGTAGAGTTTGATGAGCCGGTCGCGGCTCAGGCTCGTTTCCGCTTCCAGCAACTGGAGGCGGGCGCCGAGTTCGATCAGTTCGATGGCCAGTTGAATCTCGCGGGCCTCGAGAACGACGCTTTTGGTACGCATATACAGGCTTCCTGGCTCGTCACGCGAAGCGCCGCCTTCGGGCGGCGCAATG
The Pandoraea pulmonicola DNA segment above includes these coding regions:
- the flhC gene encoding flagellar transcriptional regulator FlhC; the protein is MRTKSVVLEAREIQLAIELIELGARLQLLEAETSLSRDRLIKLYKELKGASPPKGMLPFSTDWFVTWLPNIHSSLFHNIHRHLVQYGGCQGIEAIVKAYRLYLEHVELHGWEAVLGFTRAWTLVRFFDSKMLQMTPCTRCGGHFVTHAHEPHGQYVCGLCAPPSRAGKTRKAKHAHAADLAPAAASPATDGDISPLAA